CGCGACCGTCACCCGCTCGTCACGCCCCATATACCATTCGCCGCGCACCTCGGCATTCCACAATTCGCTGTCCTGCAGGAACGGGTTGCCGCGATAGAAGCGGTTGGAGTCCGTATCGAGATAGGGCTGAGCGATCAGTTCGCGGAACTGCGGCCGGGCGATCGTCTTCGACCCGCTCGCGCGGAACTGCAATCCTTTTGCCGCTTCGAAAGTCAACGTCACGGCCGGCAGCCAATAATTTTTCTTGATCTCGTTGAATGGCGTCAGGCCAGTCGAATAAACATCGACGCCCGTTACCGACTGGCGACCCTTTTCGTAGCGGACACCGGCATTGACCGTCACGCCCGGAATAACTTCCGCCTGTAACTGACCATAACCGGCATGAACGCGCATGGCCGCATCATAGACCGGATAATTACCCGAAAATTCCAGCAGGCTGATATCGTAAAGCTGGATCGACGCATCCGACAACAGATAGTCGGGGCGCAGTTGCTGCACGGGGATCGGCAAATTGGTCGCATCGAAATGCAATTCGTACCGCGACGAGGTACGCTTGGTATCGGTAAAGGCATAACCCGCCGTCAGCGACACATTCGGCGAGAATTTATAGCTGAGGTCAGCCCCGGCCGACCACAGATCCTCGTTCAGGTCGCTGAAGGTGATCGACGCATCGCCACGCTGGCGATTAAGCGCGTTGATGAAGCGATCACCAACCGGGTCGATCGCCGTGTCGATATTAGAGCGCACATATTCGAAATCGCGCTCATAGGGCGCTTCACGCTGCGAATTGGCATAACCGCCGCGCAGGTCGAGACTCAGGGCGTCGCTCAGCTTGAACTCACCGACCATCTGCGTGTCGATCAGTTGGCGCTCATACCAGGCGGTGCTCTGGTTCATATAGTCCGCACCCTGGATCTGGCCGTCGTTTCGGCCGATCGATAGAGCGCTGCGCTTGAGCGTGTCGCGGATATAGAGGTTGGTCCAGCGCAGTTTCTGGTTGCCCAGTTCCAGGCCGAAACCGAGCAGGGCGTTCACCGTCACCTCGTTGTCGGTGCTGATCTGGTGATAATCCTTGCCCGCGCCCTGCGACACATCAAGCGACGCCTGCTGGATATTATCGCGGGTGCGCCACTTGTTGCTGTAGCTGGCCGTAGCCAGGATGCCGAACCGCCCATCGCTGCCCACGTCGAACGCCGTGCCGCCATTGAACGAGCCGGAGAAGTTGAAGGGCAGACTGTTGGTCCGCTGCAATACCGATGTGTTGCTGTTCTGGAACTGCATCGCGATGGCGCGCAGGTCTGACCGCGGCATGTTAGAGAACGGCGTGCCGCTACCGATCGCCTGCTTCAGCAGACCAGGCACATCGCGCGTCCCGTCGTCGAAGCCGGTCCAGTCTGATTTGCTGCCATAATGGGTATAGCCCATCTGGCCTGACGTTTCGGTATTGGCCGAACTGCCGGCGCTCAATTCCAGATAGCTTTCGGTCGGGATAGCCTTGGTCGTCAGGTTGATGACGCCGCCGCCGAACTCACCGGGAAAATTGGCCGAATAGCTTTTCTGCACCAGGGTGGAGGCGATGACGCTGGTGGGAAAGATATCCAGCGGTACGACACGCTTCAGCGGTTCGGGGCTGGGTAGCGGCGAACCGTTGAGCAGCGCCAGCGAATAACGGTCGCCAAGGCCACGAACATAGACATAGCCGCCCGACACGACCGACAGGCCGGTCACGCGCTGCAGCGAACCGGCGATGTCACCCTCGCCCGTGCGCTTGATGTCGGCGGCCGACAGGACGTTCACCACCTGCGCCGCGGCCTGGGAGATGTTCGCGGTACGGCGACCGGTGACGACGATATCGGCGCCGGGGATCGCCACATCGACTCTGCCCGACTGGGCATCGGCTTCCTCGGAAGCGGTGGGCACGCCCGGTGTCACCGAACCGGCCGGTTCCGAGCCGGTCGGCGCGTTCTGCGCCATGGCTGCGGGCGCGACCAGCGCGGTGGAAATCAGAAGCAGGCGCGCCAGGCTCAGCGGCATCGACATGAAGGTTCCCCTATAGAATTCAGAGCAAAGAGGGCGGGAAAGCGCCAATGAACGCTCTCCCGCCCCTATTGAGGTCAGGTCCGTCCGATCAGGTCGTCGGAATGGCCGTGCAGGCCCTGCTGCTGTTGCCGAAGTTCGCCGTCACCGAATTGCAGGTCCAGCCCGCATACCAGGTGTCGTTGCTGTCCTTGACCGCGCCGACATAATTGGTCGTGGTGAAATTGCTGTCGATCGTCTTCGGGTCAGTTGCCACCAGCGCCGTTTCGGTCGCGCCGTTGATGAACAGGCTGGTCAGCGACGGCGTATAGGTGATCGTGCTGTTCGGGCCGGCTTCGAAGATCGAACGGACGGTGGCGGCATCGACGCCACGCTCACCCCTGAATGGTGTCGCTGCGAGACACTGCATCGCCACCGAAATGTAGCGCGGCTTGCCGGCATCCTGCAAAGCCGTATCGGCGTCACGAACGGTCGTGGCGCTGTCGATACGCAGGCAGGTCTGGGTCGGGCTGACGATCAGGCCGTTGACCAAGTTCAGGTCCGCGCCGCCGCGCAGCAGCATCGCCGAACCGTTGCTGCCGCTGGTCGAGCGGTTGATCCAGGTGAAGTTGGCGACCTTCACGAACTGGCGCGGCAGGGCGTCTTCGCCATTATTCGACGCCGAACCACCGTTCGAGTCGGTTTCCATGAAGCTGTCGCCGATATTGTTGCCGTCGCGCTGAACGCCGATCACATATTGGATGGTGCCGCGATAGCCGACGTCGGTGTCCAGATTATCGTCTTCGTTGCCGGTCAGCACCAGGTAACGCGGATGGACCGAACCACCGAAGATTTCGATGCCGTCGTCCGAGCTGTTGTGGACCTGGATATGGTCAAGGACAGTGCCGGTGCCGACACCGGAGGGGGTCAGGCCCTGCAACTCGCTCGAACCCGACAGGACGAAGCCCGAATAGCGGATCTGGACATAGGACATGCGGCCCGAATTGTCGGCGTCGTTCGCGCCGCCATAAAGAGCGCCGCTCGCGCCTTCGGTGTCGCGTTCGCAGGCCGTGGTGCCCGGCGCGGCGGCCGGAGCGGCACAGTCGGTGATCCTGCCGCGACCGAGCAGCACGACGCCGCCCCACTGGCCCGACGACTGGTCCGTCGCGGTGCCCAGCACATTTTCACGGCTGGTGAAGATGATCGGCTGGCTGGCGGTGCCGACCGCGTTAATCTTGTTGCCGCGATTGACGGCCAGGAAGGTGTTGCCGGTGCCGGCGAAGATGACCACACCCGGATCGATCGTCAGCGTGACGTTGGTATTGGTGCTGGCGGCGCCCTGGTCGGTGCCGACGTCGACGCGACCGGGCATCGAATAGATCACGCCGGCGACCTTGGCGATCGCGGTCGAGCTGTTGAAGCGCGCGGGGAAGGCACAGTTGCGCCAGGTGTTGGTGCCGTCCGAAATCGTGCCGAGATCGCTCAACTGGTCCGAACCGGTAATGGTCGGGCAATTCGCCGCCGGAGTCACTGCGGTCGGTGTAGGCGTCGGGGTGGGTGTAGGAGTCGGCGTTGGGGTCGGCGTCGGAGCGGGAATGACGATCGTGCCTTCGCCTGGCGAAGAAATGTCGTCCGCACCGCAGGCGCTCAGGCCTACGCAGGCGCAACTCGCCATCAGGATCGTGTGGATACGGTTAATCTTGGCCATGTCGTCTCCGCTCCGGCTTTGCCGGGTTGTTGAAATGCGGAGCGCAGGGGAAACTCGACTCGGACAACGCCCCCTGTCGCCCTCTTCCGGGGCAGGTAGGGACGGCAAATGACACGATCATTCTGTTTCAATGACAAAACAGAGACTTTAAAATGACAATTTAACGACTTTCCTTCCAGCTTCAGGCCGGCACCCGCGCAAAAGGGCGCCACCCTGGCCGGGTGACGCCCTCTATTCCCCACACCTGTTCCCGAAGAAATCAGCGCATCGCATAGCTCGGATTGAGGCGACCAAGCGCCCGCGCGGCAATATCGCGCGAGGATTCCTGGTTGCCGTTCGCCAACACCAGCGTCACTTCCGGAGCGAAGCGGGCAGCGCGATAGGCTTCGCGGGCCTGCGCCATCTTGCCCATGCCGGCATAGGCACTACCCAGATTGATGAGGCGGGCAGGATCATTCTCGCCATAAACCGGCATCGGCGCCAGCTTGCGCAGCGCATCCTCGAAACGACCGGCCGTCAGCGCTTTTGCAGCCAGACCGCCATCGGGAACGCCCACGACGACCATCTCCTCAGGCGCTGCCTGAGCCATGCCCGGCGCCATTGCGGCCAGCACCAGCCCCATCATTACAGCGGCCTTCCTCATCTCAAAATCTCCTCGAAAAAACTTTCTAATGTAGCGAGAAGTATTTCATTTAGATGACATCAGGGCAAGGTAGCCACGACACCCAAAATTGCTTTTTCTTTAATTAAAAAACAATGGCTTATGAATTTTACGCGAGACTGTCATAAAACAGTAATTTAAATGAATTGCAGATTCGACCATCGATTCGAATCGCACTGCCCCTCCACGCGACACGCCGCCGTGCGCGCTCATAAGAGTCTCGATGATGATGAAAGGGTCCGGAGGCTTCTGTTGCCCGGCGCCTCCGGGGGCCGCTGAATTCCCTTCTGTTGCCCGG
This genomic stretch from Sphingobium sp. BYY-5 harbors:
- a CDS encoding TonB-dependent receptor encodes the protein MSMPLSLARLLLISTALVAPAAMAQNAPTGSEPAGSVTPGVPTASEEADAQSGRVDVAIPGADIVVTGRRTANISQAAAQVVNVLSAADIKRTGEGDIAGSLQRVTGLSVVSGGYVYVRGLGDRYSLALLNGSPLPSPEPLKRVVPLDIFPTSVIASTLVQKSYSANFPGEFGGGVINLTTKAIPTESYLELSAGSSANTETSGQMGYTHYGSKSDWTGFDDGTRDVPGLLKQAIGSGTPFSNMPRSDLRAIAMQFQNSNTSVLQRTNSLPFNFSGSFNGGTAFDVGSDGRFGILATASYSNKWRTRDNIQQASLDVSQGAGKDYHQISTDNEVTVNALLGFGLELGNQKLRWTNLYIRDTLKRSALSIGRNDGQIQGADYMNQSTAWYERQLIDTQMVGEFKLSDALSLDLRGGYANSQREAPYERDFEYVRSNIDTAIDPVGDRFINALNRQRGDASITFSDLNEDLWSAGADLSYKFSPNVSLTAGYAFTDTKRTSSRYELHFDATNLPIPVQQLRPDYLLSDASIQLYDISLLEFSGNYPVYDAAMRVHAGYGQLQAEVIPGVTVNAGVRYEKGRQSVTGVDVYSTGLTPFNEIKKNYWLPAVTLTFEAAKGLQFRASGSKTIARPQFRELIAQPYLDTDSNRFYRGNPFLQDSELWNAEVRGEWYMGRDERVTVAGFYKKIDNPIETFTTINDTYAVTTSFANAPEATLYGAELEVQKYIPLDGMDSSFFQSRRVVLIGNYTYTQSKLKVKEGDTTIPYTYTTGDLPAASDYFVNGSPLTGQSDHLVNLQIGLEDTDKLSQQTLMLTYASDRVTSRGPNLQPDIKERPGLTLDFVARQGVTLPGGINSEFKLEARNLTGRKFQEFQQLGGNRVYYNRYKIGTTIAASLTVVF
- a CDS encoding tetratricopeptide repeat protein: MRKAAVMMGLVLAAMAPGMAQAAPEEMVVVGVPDGGLAAKALTAGRFEDALRKLAPMPVYGENDPARLINLGSAYAGMGKMAQAREAYRAARFAPEVTLVLANGNQESSRDIAARALGRLNPSYAMR